In Trichoderma asperellum chromosome 1, complete sequence, a single window of DNA contains:
- a CDS encoding uncharacterized protein (EggNog:ENOG41~TransMembrane:8 (i245-265o277-294i306-329o341-361i382-402o443-464i498-519o525-545i)), with protein MPRSNRWRNIDRLLGFNRHGSHSGRHWLHEEERALLPHIRNEDIDSAIPPAEVTKVCLRLRHLVQECVPCEMEESRITEPHSRIITPHVVRAAKEAGGQENKGCVVYSLLVNQRWFTHEANVELWDAGLHNLRAEACGVIAKALIEEEEDTAYLLHSVLLRRYSYIANGIATPPVNVIEKAVDLHAVRVIGSSGYQKCISYLWRGWLVQDENDPSVFVDYDNKDNTRFFVHMDPDRMRSPRNQNLAQLLFSLIYLALFTIAINTVNASGVIDIAEGALYAFTLGYVCDELLKVYKAGPQILGFWNAFNAILYAFLTASFIFRVIGLTFAAHTDGRTYYSTLGYNVLAFTAPMFWCRLLLYLDSFRFFGAMLVVLKVMMKESVIFFALLIVIIIGFLQAFIGLDLTDDNVADDVVFIIESMTRALLGSPEFDGFDGFGPPWGAILYYCFTFIVMVILLNILIALYNSAYEDIYDNADDEYLALFAQKTMQFVRAPDENVYIAPFNLIEIVISALFEWWMSKKAYEFINDCVMGFLYSPLLLITAFFETRTAYGIRRNRARGEEDDDIIEEWEQLAHEIDFGAEGWAKKCEAVKPNLEVDPAILEIKKLRGEIAELRSMLSDISDHVQYPTSQDTKIGDGSTHDDFKASYFESTHVESEPTGKTAKHVGHEPASTSDDVREEAGQSSSEQLIETTEESAKPAKPSEELAQLTEEPTHPFTRPSEAEPEAESETHDAHPKASESKAPENIPFKVSEDIAFDSSEDVPSKTPDDVLSEAPEAMPFQAPEGAPLEAPEFVPFMAPEDLPTETLEGVSSKAPEVESSKAPEALSSKAPEVEPSDTLEGVTSKPSEEAPENTSSKAPEAAAPERLARAETEEPEADDPNPDSPTSGEARAEEGGQPSQGAKKRRRRKKNKGAQGGPSGGS; from the exons atgcCTCGCAGCAATCGCTGGCGCAACATTGATCGCCTCCTTGGCTTCAATAGACATGGCAGCCACTCTGGCCGTCACTGGCTTCACGAAGAAGAGCGTGCTC TGCTTCCGCATATTCGTAATGAGGATATAGACTCTGCCATTCCGCCGGCCGAAGTTACAAAAGTATGCCTTCGGCTGAGGCATCTAGTTCAGGAGTGCGTGCCGTgtgagatggaagagagccGAATCACAGAACCACACAGCCGTATCATCACGCCACACGTCGTTCGGGCTGCTAAGGAAGCAGGCGGTCAAGAGAACAAGGGTTGTGTG GTCTATTCTTTACTCGTCAATCAACGGTGGTTCACGCATGAGGCCAATGTCGAGCTCTGGGATGCCGGTCTGCACAACCTCCGAGCTGAAGCATGCGGCGTCATAGCAAAGGCTCT TatcgaggaggaagaagacacTGCGTATCTTTTACACTCCGTGTTATTGCGTCGATATTCATACATCGCAAACGGCATAGCGACCCCTCCCGTTAATGTAATTGAAAAAGCTGTTGATTTACACGCCGTCCGAGTCATTGGATCTTCAGGATATCAAAAATGCATCAGCTATCTATGGCGTGGTTGGCTAGTCCAAGACGAGAACGATCCGTCCGTCTTTGTGGATTACGATAATAAGGACAATACTAGATTCTTTGTTCATATGGATCCGGACCGGATGCGAAGCCCCAGAAACCAGAATCTTGCCCAGCTTTTATTCTCACTCATCTACCTTGCCCTCTTCACAATTGCCATCAATACTGTCAACGCTAGTGGCGTCATCGACATCGCTGAAGGAGCCTTGTACGCTTTTACGCTTGGCTATGTATGCGACGAGCTGCTCAAGGTTTACAAAGCCGGACCTCAAATTCTGGGGTTTTGGAATGCGTTCAACGCAATCCTATATGCATTTTTAACGGCTTCTTTTATATTCCGCGTCATTGGCTTGACCTTTGCGGCCCACACCGATGGCCGAACTTATTACAGCACCCTGGGTTACAATGTTCTGGCTTTTACCGCCCCCATGTTTTGGTGCCGCCTCTTGCTCTACCTGGACAGCTTCAGGTTCTTTGGCGCAATGCTCGTGGTTCTAAAAGTCATGATGAAGGAGTCTGTGAtattctttgctcttctcatcgTCATAATTATCGGGTTCTTGCAGGCTTTTATCGGCCTTGACCTTACCGACGACAATGTGGCTGATGATGTAGTGTTCATCATTGAGTCTATGACGAgagctcttcttggcagTCCAGAATttgatggctttgatggCTTTGGGCCACCTTGGGGTGCTATCCTGTACTACTGCTTTACATTCATCGTCATG GTCATTCTTCTCAATATTCTCATTGCCCTCTACAACTCTGCTTACGAGGATATCTATGACAACGCGGATGATGAATATTTGGCTCTCTTCGCTCAAAAGACAATGCAATTTGTTCGGGCACCAGACGAAAATGTCTACATTGCTCCATTCAACTTGATAGAGATTGTAATTTCGGCTCTATTCGAATGGTGGATGAGCAAGAAGGCTTACGAATTCATCAATGATTGCGTCATGGGCTTTTTGTACTCTCCACTTCTCTTGATCACAGCTTTCTTTGAGACTCGTACTGCGTACGGTATCCGCCGCAATCGGGCacgcggagaagaagatgacgatatCATTGAAGAGTGGGAACAATTGGCACACGAAATTGATTTTGGAGCCGAAGGCTGGGCCAAGAAATGCGAGGCCGTCAAACCCAATCTGGAGGTTGATCCAGCTATCCTTGAGATTAAGAAGCTCCGAGGTGAAATCGCCGAGCTGAGGTCCATGCTGTCTGATATTAGTGATCATGTCCAATACCCGACCAGCCAGGATACCAAAATTGGAGATGGTAGCACTCACGATGATTTCAAAGCTTCTTACTTCGAATCGACTCATGTGGAAAGTGAACCTACTGGAAAAACGGCAAAGCATGTCGGACATGAGCCTGCAAGCACATCGGATGATGTAAGAGAGGAAGCAGGGCAGAGCAGCTCCGAACAGTTGATTGAAACCACTGAAGAATCTGCAAAGCCTGCCAAGCCGTCTGAAGAATTGGCTCAGCTAACCGAAGAACCTACACATCCTTTTACGCGCCCCTCAGAGGCTGAACCAGAGGCTGAATCGGAAACTCACGATGCACATCCTAAAGCCTCCGAATCCAAGGCTCCTGAAAACATTCCTTTTAAGGTATCCGAAGACATAGCCTTTGATTCGTCTGAAGATGTTCCATCTAAGACGCCTGATGATGTACTATCTGAAGCTCCTGAAGCGATGCCCTTCCAAGCCCCAGAAGGTGCCCCCCTTGAGGCCCCTGAGTTTGTTCCGTTCATGGCTCCTGAGGATCTACCAACAGAAACCCTTGAAGGCGTATCCTCCAAGGCTCCTGAAGTCGAATCCTCCAAAGCTCCTGAAGCTCTATCGTCCAAGGCTCCCGAGGTTGAACCATCCGATACTCTTGAAGGCGTAACATCTAAGCCTAGTGAAGAAGCACCTGAGAATACATCATCTAAAGCTCCTGAAGCCGCGGCACCGGAACGTCTTGCACGCGCTGAGACTGAAGAACCCGAAGCTGATGATCCTAATCCAGACAGTCCTACATCTGGCGAAGCTAGAGCTGAGGAGGGTGGGCAGCCTTCGCAaggagcaaagaagagaagacggagaaagaagaacaagggaGCGCAAGGTGGTCCAAGTGGTGGTAGCTAA
- a CDS encoding uncharacterized protein (EggNog:ENOG41), with the protein MLRRNYVSISAPILKLEARLRATYPYYHSPQQQHTYRTSSHSSHLRPPSSHHHLTMASFYSSSRPSLKSAQDIPNIQTLYSTNRLSPPQLPFPYNPPREITPNEKLNARVCLIRADLTTLPVDAIVNAAKSSLRGGGGVDGAIHAAAGPKLVRECIDKYPGGCQTGQAVITGGHNLPAKHVIHTVGPVFHSERVSRPLLQSCYLQSLKVAEENGCSSIAFSAVSTGIYGYPSTLACEAACDAVRQYLEQDTTNQIQQVVFVTFMDKDVNAYRSILPYYFPPETAMG; encoded by the exons ATGCTGCGGCGCAATTACGTCTCCATCTCAGCGCCCATCCTAAAGCTAGAAGCCCGCCTGCGAGCAACGTACCCATACTACCACTCACCT caacaacaacacacCTACCGCACCTCATCGCATTCTTCACATCTCAGACCGCCTTCTTCACACCACCATCTCACCATGGCCtccttttattcttcttccaggccTTCCCTGAAGTCCGCCCAAGACATCCCCAATATCCAAACCCTCTACTCCACCAACCGCCTCTCGCCACCCCAGCTCCCATTCCCATACAACCCCCCTCGGGAGATCACGCCCAACGAAAAGCTCAACGCCCGTGTCTGTCTCATCCGCGCAGACCTCACCACCCTCCCCGTCGACGCCATCGTCAACGCCGCAAAGTCCTCCCTccgcggtggcggcggcgtcgacgGCGCCATCCACGCCGCCGCTGGCCCCAAGCTCGTACGGGAGTGCATCGACAAGTATCCGGGCGGCTGCCAGACTGGCCAGGCCGTCATCACCGGCGGACACAACCTCCCCGCCAAGCACGTCATCCACACAGTTGGCCCCGTCTTCCACAGCGAGAGGGTGAGTCGACCGCTCCTGCAGAGCTGCTATCTACAGAGCCTCAAGGTGGCCGAGGAGAACGGCTGCTCCAGTATCGCCTTCAGCGCAGTTAGCACTGGCATATACGGGTATCCAAGCACGCTGGCATGTGAAGCAGCCTGCGATGCGGTGAGACAGTATCTTGAGCAAGACACCACGAACCAGATCCAGCAGGTGGTGTTTGTGACGTTTATGGACAAGGACGTAAACGCATATAGAAGTATACTACC CTACTATTTTCCTCCCGAAACCGCAATGGGCTAG